A genomic stretch from Camelus ferus isolate YT-003-E chromosome 17, BCGSAC_Cfer_1.0, whole genome shotgun sequence includes:
- the OGG1 gene encoding N-glycosylase/DNA lyase isoform X6 codes for MLALSLLPGSMGHRTLASVPALWASIPCPRTELRLDLILASGQSFRWMEQNPAHWSGVLADQVWTLTQTEEQLYCTVYRGDKGRAGKPTLEELKAVRQYFQLDVNLAQLYHHWSSVDPHFQKVAQKFQGVRLLQQDPIECLFSFICSSNNNIVRITGMVERLCQAFGPRLLQLDDVTYYGFPSLQALAGPEVEAQLRKLGLGYRARYVSASARAILEERGGLPWLQQLRKAPYEEAHKALCTLPGVGTKVADCICLMALDKPQAVPVDIHMWQIAQRDYSWHPTTTRAKGPSPQANKELGNFFRSLWGPYAGWAQAVLFSADLRHTRRAQEPPAKRRKRRMGPEG; via the exons ATGTTAGCCCTCTCCCTTCTGCCGGGTAGCATGGGGCATCGTACTCTAGCCTCCGTCCCTGCTCTGTGGGCCTCCATCCCCTGTCCACGCACTGAGCTGCGTTTGGACCTGATTCTGGCTTCTGGACAGTCTTTCCG GTGGATGGAGCAAAACCCTGCGCACTGGAGTGGCGTGCTGGCGGACCAGGTATGGACACTGACCCAGACTGAGGAGCAGCTCTACTGCACTGTGTACCGAGGGGACAAGGGCCGGGCTGGCAAACCCACACTGGAAGAGCTAAAGGCCGTGCGACAGTACTTCCAGCTGGATGTCAACCTAGCTCAACTGTACCACCATTGGAGTTCCGTGGACCCCCACTTTCAAAAGGTGGCTCAGAAATTCCAAG GTGTGCGACTCCTGCAACAGGACCCCATTGAATGCCTTTTCTCCTTCATCTGTTCCTCCAACAACAACATTGTCCGTATCACTGGCATGGTGGAGCGGCTCTGCCAGGCCTTCGGACCTCGGCTCCTCCAGCTTGATGATGTCACCTACTATGGCTTCCCCAGCCTGCAGGCCCTGGCTG ggccgGAGGTGGAAGCTCAGCTCAGAAAGTTGGGCCTGGGGTACCGTGCCCGTTACGTGAGTGCCAGTGCCCGAGCCATCCTGGAAGAACGGGGCGGACTTCCCTGGCTGCAGCAGCTGCGCAAGGCCCCCTACGAGGAGGCACACAAGGCCCTCTGCACCCTGCCAGGGGTAGGCACCAAG GTGGCCGACTGCATCTGCTTGATGGCCCTAGACAAGCCCCAGGCTGTGCCTGTGGACATCCACATGTGGCAGATCGCCCAGCGTGACTACAGCTGGCACCCCACTACCACCCGGGCCAAAGGTCCGAGCCCCCAAGCCAACAAGGAACTGG GAAACTTTTTCCGGAGCCTGTGGGGACCTTATGCTGGCTGGGCCCAAGCA GTGCTGTTCAGTGCTGACCTGCGCCACACCCGCCGAGCTCAGGAGCCACCAGCAAAGCGCAGAAAGAGACGCATGGGGCCGGAAGGCTAG
- the OGG1 gene encoding N-glycosylase/DNA lyase isoform X5 gives MLALSLLPGSMGHRTLASVPALWASIPCPRTELRLDLILASGQSFRWMEQNPAHWSGVLADQVWTLTQTEEQLYCTVYRGDKGRAGKPTLEELKAVRQYFQLDVNLAQLYHHWSSVDPHFQKVAQKFQGVRLLQQDPIECLFSFICSSNNNIVRITGMVERLCQAFGPRLLQLDDVTYYGFPSLQALAGPEVEAQLRKLGLGYRARYVSASARAILEERGGLPWLQQLRKAPYEEAHKALCTLPGVGTKVADCICLMALDKPQAVPVDIHMWQIAQRDYSWHPTTTRAKGPSPQANKELGKERERAVRAGSGLRWWELPTPLPEAPPLWVGSRRGQLMSPHHFWFRKLFPEPVGTLCWLGPSSAVQC, from the exons ATGTTAGCCCTCTCCCTTCTGCCGGGTAGCATGGGGCATCGTACTCTAGCCTCCGTCCCTGCTCTGTGGGCCTCCATCCCCTGTCCACGCACTGAGCTGCGTTTGGACCTGATTCTGGCTTCTGGACAGTCTTTCCG GTGGATGGAGCAAAACCCTGCGCACTGGAGTGGCGTGCTGGCGGACCAGGTATGGACACTGACCCAGACTGAGGAGCAGCTCTACTGCACTGTGTACCGAGGGGACAAGGGCCGGGCTGGCAAACCCACACTGGAAGAGCTAAAGGCCGTGCGACAGTACTTCCAGCTGGATGTCAACCTAGCTCAACTGTACCACCATTGGAGTTCCGTGGACCCCCACTTTCAAAAGGTGGCTCAGAAATTCCAAG GTGTGCGACTCCTGCAACAGGACCCCATTGAATGCCTTTTCTCCTTCATCTGTTCCTCCAACAACAACATTGTCCGTATCACTGGCATGGTGGAGCGGCTCTGCCAGGCCTTCGGACCTCGGCTCCTCCAGCTTGATGATGTCACCTACTATGGCTTCCCCAGCCTGCAGGCCCTGGCTG ggccgGAGGTGGAAGCTCAGCTCAGAAAGTTGGGCCTGGGGTACCGTGCCCGTTACGTGAGTGCCAGTGCCCGAGCCATCCTGGAAGAACGGGGCGGACTTCCCTGGCTGCAGCAGCTGCGCAAGGCCCCCTACGAGGAGGCACACAAGGCCCTCTGCACCCTGCCAGGGGTAGGCACCAAG GTGGCCGACTGCATCTGCTTGATGGCCCTAGACAAGCCCCAGGCTGTGCCTGTGGACATCCACATGTGGCAGATCGCCCAGCGTGACTACAGCTGGCACCCCACTACCACCCGGGCCAAAGGTCCGAGCCCCCAAGCCAACAAGGAACTGGGTAAGGAGAGAGAGCGGGCTGTCAGGGCTGGCAGTGGGCTGAGGTGGTGGGAACTTCCCACACCTCTCCCTGAAGCCCCACCCTTGTGGGTGGGGAGCCGGAGGGGCCAATTAATGTCACCTCATCACTTCTGGTTTAGGAAACTTTTTCCGGAGCCTGTGGGGACCTTATGCTGGCTGGGCCCAAGCA GTGCTGTTCAGTGCTGA
- the OGG1 gene encoding N-glycosylase/DNA lyase isoform X7 has translation MLALSLLPGSMGHRTLASVPALWASIPCPRTELRLDLILASGQSFRWMEQNPAHWSGVLADQVWTLTQTEEQLYCTVYRGDKGRAGKPTLEELKAVRQYFQLDVNLAQLYHHWSSVDPHFQKVAQKFQGVRLLQQDPIECLFSFICSSNNNIVRITGMVERLCQAFGPRLLQLDDVTYYGFPSLQALAGVQLLQQDPISRRQTA, from the exons ATGTTAGCCCTCTCCCTTCTGCCGGGTAGCATGGGGCATCGTACTCTAGCCTCCGTCCCTGCTCTGTGGGCCTCCATCCCCTGTCCACGCACTGAGCTGCGTTTGGACCTGATTCTGGCTTCTGGACAGTCTTTCCG GTGGATGGAGCAAAACCCTGCGCACTGGAGTGGCGTGCTGGCGGACCAGGTATGGACACTGACCCAGACTGAGGAGCAGCTCTACTGCACTGTGTACCGAGGGGACAAGGGCCGGGCTGGCAAACCCACACTGGAAGAGCTAAAGGCCGTGCGACAGTACTTCCAGCTGGATGTCAACCTAGCTCAACTGTACCACCATTGGAGTTCCGTGGACCCCCACTTTCAAAAGGTGGCTCAGAAATTCCAAG GTGTGCGACTCCTGCAACAGGACCCCATTGAATGCCTTTTCTCCTTCATCTGTTCCTCCAACAACAACATTGTCCGTATCACTGGCATGGTGGAGCGGCTCTGCCAGGCCTTCGGACCTCGGCTCCTCCAGCTTGATGATGTCACCTACTATGGCTTCCCCAGCCTGCAGGCCCTGGCTG GTGTGCAACTCCTGCAACAGGACCCCATCAGCAGGAGACAGACTGCCTGA